One window of Cygnus olor isolate bCygOlo1 chromosome 28, bCygOlo1.pri.v2, whole genome shotgun sequence genomic DNA carries:
- the LOC121061022 gene encoding mothers against decapentaplegic homolog 6-like: MFRSRRAALVRRLWRQRCAAPGPEDGHGALKPAAHALFKKLKDEELELLVQAVESRGAWESGCVWAPRGDPRGAKQALPPQVLLCRLYRWPDLRQPHELKHLSYCQSAGGRGGCGDAAALCCNPHHFSRLAVPETPPPPYSKSSFSPSWPAEPEHPQLLEFSYNRVDWRDTSLSRSTIRDGYWCKLAYWEHRTRVGRLYAVHEASVNVFCELPRGSGFCLGQLPAAHRSQAVRRARGKIGRGLLLSRELGGVWAYNRSEHPIFVSSPTLGPPGTRGLAVLKVLPGYSVKVFDYERAGGLAGWRHAGDGPCDTHSVRISFGKGWGPCYSRQFITSCPCWLEVLLNQPR, translated from the exons ATGTTCCGCTCGCGTCGTGCCGCGCTGGTGAGGCGGCTCTGGCGGCAGCGCTGCGCGGCGCCCGGCCCCGAGGACGGCCACGGCGCCCTGAAGCCCGCGGCACATGCCCTCTTCAAGAAGCTCAAGGacgaggagctggagctgctggtgcaggCGGTGGAGAGCCGGGGCGCCTGGGAGTCCGGCTGCGTCTGGGCGCCGCGGGGGGACCCGCGGGGGGCCAAGCAGGCGCTGCCCCCCCAGGTCCTGCTCTGCCGCCTCTACCGCTGGCCCGACCTGCGCCAGCCCCACGAGCTCAAGCACCTCTCCTACTGCCAGAGcgcggggggccgcgggggctgcggggacgcGGCCGCGCTCTGCTGCAATCCCCACCACTTCAGCCGCCTGGCTGTGCCCG AGACCCCTCCGCCCCCCTACTCGAAGTCGTCCTTCAGCCCCTCCTGGCCGGCCGAGCCcgagcacccccagctcctggagtTCAGCTACAACCGCGTGGACTGGCGCG ACACCAGCCTCTCGCGGAGCACCATTAGGGACGGCTACTGGTGCAAACTGGCCTACTGGGAGCACCGGACGCGTGTGGGCCGCCTCTATGCCGTGCACGAGGCATCGGTGAACGTCTTCTGCGAGCTGCCGCGGGGCAGCGGGTTCTGCCTGGGCCAGCTGCCAGCGGCACACCGGAGCCAGGCCGTGCGCCGGGCGCGGGGCAAGATCGGCCgcgggctgctgctgagccgGGAACTGGGCGGCGTGTGGGCCTACAACCGCAGCGAGCACCCCATCTTCGTCAGCTCCCCCACGCTGGGGCCCCCTGGCACCCGTGGGCTCGCCGTCCTCAAGGTGCTGCCCGGCTACTCGGTGAAGGTGTTCGACTACGAGCGGGCGGGGGGCTTGGCCGGCTGGCGGCACGCCGGGGACGGCCCCTGCGACACCCACAGCGTCCGTATCAGCTTCGGCAAGGGCTGGGGGCCCTGCTACTCCCGGCAGTTCATCACCTCCTGCCCGTGCtggctggaggtgctgctgaaCCAGCCCCGCTGA